GGGCTACACACATACTGCTCCCATTGAATGCTCCAATTCAGCCGCTCAGGTCAGATCACCACCGTCCAGCTAATTGTATTGGTCTGCTATCCAAAGGTACACACTTGAAAGTCGCCGCCTTTAGAATATCGACACTGGTGTCAGCCCACCGCTGCCATCACGTGGAGGGCTTTCAGCACACACTGAAACTGTAACTTCTCGGTTGTATTGAAAACCACTTCTAGTTTCTCTCATAAGAgaagtcttgttttttttttttcttctaacaaAGTATTTATGCACAGCAACCAAGATGGGGAAAATGCTCTCAAAGATCTTTGGCAACAAGGAGATGAGAATATTGATGCTTGGACTTGATGCTGCTGGTAAAACTACCATCCTGTACAAGCTGAAGCTGGGCCAGTCGGTCACCACCATCCCCACTGTTGGCTTCAACGTGGAGACCGTCACCTATAAGAATGTGAAGTTCAACGTGTGGGATGTGGGGGGACAGGACAAGATCAGGCCACTTTGGAGACATTACTACACAGGCACCCAGGGCCTGATTTTCGTGGTGGATTGTGCTGACAGGGACAGGATCGATGAGGCGAAGCAGGAGCTCCACCGAATCATCAATGACCGGGAGATGAGGGACGCCATCATCCTGATCTTCGCCAACAAACAGGACCTCCCAGATGCCATGAAACCCCACGAGATCCAGGAGAAGCTAGGCCTGACCCGTATCAGAGATAGGAATTGGTACGTTCAGCCCTCATGTGCGACATCAGGGGATGGACTATACGAGGGCCTGACCTGGCTTACCTCAAATTACAAATCTTAATGGTTCTCCCTTCACCAGCCTGGACActtggagacaaaaaaaagtagctgaaaattaaaaaaaaaaaaaaaaatgcaatctgAAGCAATTAATACCATGACCTCTCTGCTGAGTGTATGTCAAAGAGAGTAGCAAttctattttgttttctttttctttttgataaTGATGACTTCAATATAACCCCAGATTTCATTTATACaaagacaatttatttttttggctggctttcctttttttttttttttttttgtagtttgctTTGGTTCACATTCTGTATATTCAGTACTGTTTAAATATACAATACTCTTTACTTTTGAGCCcttcttttgttttcctcctTTTGTATAATTTCTATGAGGGGACTTTGGGGACACACACTTATACTTTTGCCCCCTGCTTAGCTCTCATTCAGTATTCTCATGACCCAGCTACATATCCAAAGGATGGAAAAGTCCAGAAACCATTGCCTACATCAGCATATCAATTTCATGACTCAAACTGCCTCTGTAATTTGTAAGAATGTGTATTATCGATGTGTTAGGACCtttggggaagaaaaaaaaatagctgtTTTTATAATTGATTGTACTTGGGTGGTTGAGGAAATGTGTTCATTCTTGTTTCCTGTGCAGTGATCACATCCATCATGTCTACTGTGGCAGTTTGTTTGAAAGACACTATGTGGACGCTggatattcacacacactgtgatatggatatatatttttgttgtttcagGTTCTGAATCCGTTACCACCAGTCTTATTACTGCCTCTTTTGTTTCTCCCAGAGCTTCCGTTACTGTTGAGTATTTGTAGTTTCAGCTGCCTTAGGAGGGACCCAGGTTGCAGGTGCCCCAAAATCATGACAGTTACTGCGGCAGAAGATATTGTCAACTGCTGAGTTTGCActttgggagagagagggtggttACCAACCAGCTGGCTGTGCACATTTAGATTTTCTGACTGACTTTTGGACCCCAGCAAGTGTTTACGAAATGCCCAACCCCCCACCATCTCCAATGTAGgtgcttcttcttttctttttcttttttcacccATCGTCATCTACCTGTACTATTAAGatcctgcagacacacaccaacTCTCTGTTTATAGTTCATAGAGActgctctgttttatttttgttcccTTTTCTTTTGCTATGctgatgaaataataaaaaaatatatccagATCAGTACGGAAGTGACGCCTTTTCAATAAGCAGCTGCGACCGTTAGAAGAGTAGCAAAAGGAATATTTCACTTCTGAAAAAGTCAAGCTCATAAAGGAGGAAGTGAGACTTGAAACAAACTGTGAAGTGAGGGGAGCCTTGGCCTGTTTGCTTTCtgcacttgtatgtgtgagtcATTGGCTGTGAATAAATGATGAGATCTCTAGTTTCAGAGTAGTGATTGTGAGGTAAAACGCGCTTTGCTCCAGGTCTTAAAGTATCACTTTTTCGATCCAGGAGCCGACTCCTCAGAAGCCTTTTGACATTTGCAAACAAGGGAAGCAAATTAAGAGGTAATGTGGAGTTGGTCCAAATCTTGAACCACGGGAGGGTAAAAGTCAACAAGCTTAAACTTTTAAATGGGGTATAGGACGACACTTAGTACGCCTATATTCTATATTTCAACATGGGTGCTGTTAAAAGTTTCAAGAGCAGGAAATGACACATTTCTCACaaacatagatatatatatatatatatatatattgtcctCATGATAAAAGTCTTACATCCAGGTGAGAATGAGTTCATCAAGAAGAGAGTGAATCTGGGTCACTGAGAACTTGATGAGAGCAGTGTCTTACTTCATGCTTGTGTAACTACTGAGGTTAGGGTGACAGCCTGGAGAAAAGGTCTTTTTACCAGCCTGGTGTTTTGCCCTTGGTACGTGAGTCGCTAAAGGGACAGCCTTGAGATCAGGCCACAATTTTGAAACCATTaattttttccctttttgttcTAACCACTTACTATATGTATATCGCTGCTCAGAATTTCACGTGTTCCTAAGGAAGGAAAAGAGCTGTGTGTCTGAAGGCCAACTTCTCCTCATGCATCTAAAGTGGCCTGTGTGAATTGTGGGTCATGACACCATGTGTGAAgttaagaaacaaacaaaatagtTGTCACGCCTGTCGGTGAGCAAAGACAGTAACACTGAGTGTCAGGTTGAACTGTAAACATAAACGGGTGAAATACTGAATCCAGTGCAGGTTTTGTCTATTTCTGAACTTGCTATGTCAGTAGGTAGCACTCTCAAATATCCTCATAATGTTACAGTTTGAAGgtattacattttttcttcttcctgatATGTTACTGTAGTACTGTATGTTCAGGAGAGTCACAGTCCAGGAATTCCTGTGCAGGAATGCTTCCTCTTTCTATCTCTGTATTTGCTCTGTTTGCTCACGCAGTGTTTGTTCTGTAGCTGCTGGTGATTTGAAGTTTGACCTGTTGCTCGGTTGAAAGCAGTACCGTTAAAGTGACGTGTCCAGCATGAAGGACGGGGACAGGCAGTTGAACTGAGATAGGCGCACTAATGCCACAGTCCATAGTCTCTCCTGAAATTGCTCACTTTCCAGTAATATTTTTCGGGGAATTAGAAGCTGCACTTACAGGAATGTTGTGCATTTTCACAGTGCACTTTTGTAATGAAGCCACTTTATTTGAACAGTTGAGGGCCGTGCCTCTGGTGGGTCAGGTATGATCTTGTTTGCGTACAATTTTTTCATTCATGACTTCCACTGTGGATGCGGAAATCCAAAATCTACaaacactttttcttttctcaggaaaggaaatatgtaatataataaaatataaataaataaagggagAGCAGTTTGTAGCTGAGGTTCAGCAAAGGACTGTAttatctgttaaaataacattacGTCAGCGCAGAGCCAGTGGTTCATGCTGCTCAAAACATGTCAGAGGCCTTTTGTACAGCTGTCACTGCACTCAGCAGCAGATGCACTGCACACATTGGCTGGTGTCAAATGCTGTCCGACTCACCTGTGGCCCTCAGTTAAAGGACACGATTTCAAGAGTTTCCTTTCTGATCTCTCCTCTTCTAACCAGGAAGAATCTACGAATTCAACAGCATTTTTGTCAAGAAAAACCTGCCTCAGAGAGTCAGCTGCTAGCAGAGAAGTAGCTGAAACTAATCCACTCTGAAGTTGTTCACAGTTACCCCTGCAACCTCATTGATACAACAAGACAGTTCTTTCAGTTCCTTCTCCTCGTCATCATCAGTCAAATCAGGACCTCAGCTGTGATTCAGTTGAAATGTGTTTCCGGTGATCAGTCTCCCAGTGAAAGTTCACTACGGAAGTGTTGGATGTGAATGAAAGCCTGAGTAGACCTGCTCCGTTTTCTTTCACATTCAGCTTTAGCCTCGAGCGCTGCCATTGTATGTTGCTGGGCGGGGGTGGACTAAACTATTGTACGCCTTTTGAAGAGGGTGGTTtcaaacaatacttttaaatgGAGCTCATTGGCAGTTCCTCTGTCATTTGTTTACTCAGGCGTTCCTCTTTGATTTTAATCTCACTTCAGTTTGTCATTCAACAAACCAGGAAACTGTCACAGACAATGCACATTTCATCATTAAAGAGTCAGTTGTATTTTATGAAATATGACACAAAAAAACCTCTGACATGCTTTCAGAGAAATATTCACCTGTTTGCCCGGTGCCAAACCAGCTGTTAACGACGTGTCATGCCACTGTAAATCTTAATCTACGAGCTAAATGCAGTACAAGCATGGGTTGTGTCTCTGGTAACTTCAACCTCACATACACTAAAAGTGAGATCTCGAGTTGAATAGACACTCTTATCATCGCCGTTCTGTTCTACCCACGGTTGTTTCCATAGAGCTGGGGAGTTTAGAGATGGTATGCTCTCTTTACTTAAAGAGTCATTGGCCAAGGGAAGCACTCTGCGAGAGTTTCAACCTCAACCTTCTCCCATCATGTTTGtacaaatgtgtttatgtgttaaaGTGTTAGTCCGATTGGCTGGTGTATATATGTACAGAATCTGTGGAATGAAAAGTGAATGGATACAGACATTTTGACGACATTTAGAAAACATCATTGCAATGCATGGACTGCCGACAGTGAAGCTTATAGCTGTATATGTTAACAACAgttatattttacagttttgaaTGTTGGCAGAGGTCTGCCTTCTCTGACTGCTCTTCTAGTTGTAAATGTTGTTATTATAAAGAGAGATATGctaattagtgagcttcagaGGCGCTGGTTGGCAATTTTCttatctttggacagagccaggctaggtcagcacttcctgtctttgtgctaagctaagctaagctaagctaacatttttgggttttttttgtagctgataactgtcttcttttttttttttttattctttttttggctatttaggcctttatttgtataggacagcttagacttgaaaggggagagagaaggggaatgacatgcagcacagggccgctgcatcgaggagtaaacctctatatatgggcgccctctctaccaggtgagctaaccaggcgcccagctaagctaacaggttgctagctgtagcttcatatttaacagacagacaggagagtgGATCaggtgtatttttttaaatgttgtaacAAGATTAATTAGAGAAATCATCATAATCTGAAGTCTTTGGAAACTTCATGTTTATCAGTAACTGTTTTATCAGTAACAGTTTTGGGAGTAGCGTGTAAATTACACAAAGACTGCAGCCATGACATGTGTTTATCTAAGTGGATTTTTATAAGAAAAGCTTCCATTAAATAGTTTGTTAGAAAATCGTCTATGCATGATCGAACTAGTCACTCTAACACACCCCTCTGCCTAATCTTTATCAAACCAGTTCTTCTTCAGCTCGTCAAGAATACGATTCGCCCTGGGATTGCTTTTGTTTTCCCAACATCACAACATCcactactgacacacacaaagggaCTTTAGGACTGGGTGGATGGGCTCAGAAAGTCTCAATGTTTCAGTTGTCATGGAGCCCTTTAAAAAAGTGTCGTAAAAGCAGCATGCAGAGTGACATTCAGCTTCCAGGCAGTTGTAAGCTCCTCAGAATCTGTCGCACATTGCGTTTCCCTCGGCCTTGGACAATGTGCTAATAATTACAGGGAGCCTGAGGCCTGTGTTTGCATTTGGCAGAGTAGTTGTGCAGTGGGAGGGATTTGTGCACTAATGATTCAGGCTCACAGATGTAATTAATTGCTTTTTCACATCCTTCAGAGCAGAACATGATTTGTTCACTGtcttgtaaaatgtaaaagaaaagcaGGTGGAAAGACCTTATGTACATACAATCAGGCCTGGTACACAGATTTTCACTTTGCTTGCCTGAAGGTTTTgctcaaaatgtatttaaaccacattttaaattaaattaatgcaGTTGTGATcagtatcctttttttttttttttacaccaatAACGAATTTTGTGGGCTAAAATGTCTGTAAACATTAACAATACATacaaaacaggaacaggaaTTTAGCACTAAGACAAATCTTTCAGTGAAAAGATTACTTTTagcctgaaataaataaaagaacagaATTTTCTAATTACAGAAAGACTTCCTCTATAGATAAAGACCTAAACTGATGGGTAAATGGGTTGTGCTTTCATTTGTTACAGGAAGTGACATATACTGCAACCTTCCTGTGTGACACATGGCACACCACAGCAACAGATAGACACAttgagataaataaaaaaaaagattaacagGATAGTAGATAGAAGTAATATGGATGTGTCTGGGTCTAAAACAGAACATAGTTGAAGTAAATTATGTGTTTGTTCAACAGCACTGTAATTTCCTGGACTGACTTGCTATGGAACGGAAACATAATCCAGTCTTGATGCAGAATCCTTGACTGCTTTTAATATGAGTTTGGCCAACAAGTGGAATGAACATCATTTATATCTTAGTGTAGGAGTCGCctattgtatgttgtttatggtctcatttatgttgtttgttgattATTGTGTTGTGCACTGatattgtaggtggtgggcgtTTTCATCACGGTTTGAGCGGAAGTGAtaacatatttgtttgcttcacctgggtttttttgggcattgacagagagggggtgaacctgggagcgaacactttctgttgaccgcaGCACGCCACACTAACGCAATTATTTCTACTCACAaggtaactttacatttggtaactgcagtgctagttgtattttacgtgtggaagaagaggaataaatcattgcaatacaatcCCGAGCGCGTCacatataacatataacatctctcagtgtttagtccctcgcggcagcactttgttggactgcttacagccgcAATACTTAGTTTAACTCTAAGTTTCCTTCTGTTCATCTCAAGTGGAGATAAAAGAAACAAGAAGTGTGTGTATGCCTttacacattctttttttttatgatcaattttttattattttttatatttttagaacacacaacatacagaacaaacaaatacaatcaaacaagaaccaaaaccctctcccaccccccaccctctgcggtctcaagggaaaacaaaacaaaccaaaatacaagaaaacaaaaaaaactaaaatcacaccttgcctagtcgctctcTTCTAATTCTTGTGGtgttgaggtcattaggactgatacttgtgctgctgcgtttttctataggtctatagtcgatgacttggctttgttaatccttgctgtagagagctcaagcataactatgtccaggaagtacgccaaccactgttttatataaagcgagtggggggggggggagccagcgttgagctataaTGTTTTTGGTTGCGGTTGATccagctagccaaattttcttctgtctcccaaacAAGTGTAAtatagagtcatcattaagtaacaaaacaatcaggtcagtaggaatttgacatcctatcacatcagatattattgatgttgttttattccaaaactcatgcacctgttcacactcccagaccatgtgtaggaaagttccagtttgttcaggttgacagaacgtgcaatagggagtaggaatgactttagagacatatctcttctgaggagtccaatatgtcctatggcatatgttgaagtggatatactggtgatttgggttcttggaacaatgggaaatgtcccaaactgtctcccaattaattacgttctcctcagggctcagctctcactcctatttctttactattgggcgttctcctacggatacttgcatcaatttagcataaatcttggacactaatcctctcacaggagaatcaacgagccatttaatgattgggtgtGTCTCAAGAATGTtcccccatggcactccataacattttagggatgatcttaagcaaagataaaggaagaagaatgtcctagggacctcaaagctagctctcaggtcttcaaaacttaacataccttcatcattgaatagctggtctaaagtataaatacctcggtcactccactggttacaagtaaagggtttgttaccagacattaggtgtgcattgtgccatattggggtattcaaatgccacttattggtgtatcataggtgctcctccacctgtttaaagttggtcagtgTGTTGGTGATAGGGCCATATAgcctagcatacacttttttgcatAAGCAaagtcttgcagtcttagacttccagtgaggttttgctctatttctctccatgggactgtagatgaggggtccatccacactctgagggcccgtagctgaaaggctctgtggtaCCCTTTAAGGTTAGGGAGGGCTaggcctcccgtgtttgtggtatgttgcagggtagagtattttagcctaggttgtttattattgcaaatatactgccgaattacAGTATCAAGCCTTTACACATTCTTTAAAAGCTGTGGTAATGACATCTTTTGAACCCAGGTCAAAGGCTGCCATTCACACCTTGTGTAATTATTAATATGTCGGCTGTGGAATATTGTCAGACTAAACAGGGAGCCAATTATCgctttctctctcattctctctctctctctctctctctctggtgccTGTTGGCAACCTCCCACTTACACAAGCACAGAAATAGAGTCACCAATACAACTTTCATCCCTAAATAACACACAACACTAAATCCAAAAATAACCCACCACACACAGTCTTCCCACTGGCTCCTATTAATGACCCGTCTGAGGAGCCATCTGCTTTCCTGTAAGGCCCTCACACTGAGCAGCTGTGTATGTAGCCTATGTGCTCAGGTCATGTACATGTATGGCAGGTTGTTGGCAGGTGCTCCATAGAGCTCAATGATTTGTGAAGGGACTCAGAGCAATCAGAGAACGTCTCAGCTCACTAGTCAATGTTTAAGCTGATATGAGGCCTCGTGATATGTACCACGCTGGTACaatgtttcctgtttctctAAAGATTACAGGTTGTAAGTGTTCCACAGTACTTCTTGAATTAAGTTGTAATGATGGTTCTCTTATTCAGTTCTTTTTGTATACTGTGATGGAACCTAATCAataattaattttaaatgaaacacTGGAATACATAAAGTGTACTGCCGAACCAACTGACAACAAATTTGGTTAATCTTTCACGTGCAGCAGATTTACATGTATTTGGTCCATATCTGACCAATTTGGCTCAAATGTTGTTTCTGTGAGGTCATTGAATGACTTTCTTATCCCCTGCTTCTCATGTGATTTTTTCTTATCTTGCTCAGTGATGTGCTAAATCTAACAATATCATTATGTGCAATCAAGCAATTAAGGCTGAGTCCTTACCAGCCCAGGGCTCTCTGCTGTAGGGCTTCCCCTTTCCTCTCTGTCACTATCTTAATAAAGCATAAAAAGTGCCCCAAAATCagcatatatttaaaaactattgAAATAAAAGCTATTTACTCAATATACTTGATGTGACTGTGTACAGTGGTTTGTTAAATCtgttgtgtacagtatatacaagcAGTTTTTAATGCcttcattttcagtgttttgcaACAAACCTGCTTGTGTCTGCAATTAAGTCTTCATCGCAGGCAGCCAAAATCACTAGCGGAGCCTGTTGTGTCCGAGAATGGTAATATGCTGAGCCATCTGCAGTATCATGCCTGCTCTATGTAGGAGTCTGCCGTCTCCTCAAGTAGAGGGAGTAtggtgtctcacacacacacacacacacacacacacacacacacacacacacacacacacacacacacacacacacacacacacacacacatacaggcatgTGTGCACTCACAGGTAGGACACTGTCTTTTATGTTACAAACATGGCCTCATGCACTTACACAAGCACACAGTGATGTTTACATATGATATcatgaaattattttattctCTGTATTAAAGTGatttaataaatcttttttcTCTATTTGGTATGTATTATATCCAGAATTCTTAGGTTCTGCTTCACCAGTCCAACTACAACTAGGGGAGACAGGGTTGCTAAATGACAGAAATaccttttctttgtttgctCTTGTCTCTATGGCAACATTGACAAAGACTCAGCAGCAGATGGCTGAAGCACATCTAAGCGGTCTAAACCTGACAGGCTTGACTCCCATCCCTTACTTACCATTCTTCAAATATCTATCTTTTAAAGCAGAGTCAACTAGATCCAGATCTTCACGTCACTGATGCGCTGACGTTAAGGGTATATATTTCATAGAAACAATCCAGCAGTCACATTCATCATGAACTCTGTCTGATGGCgtaggcctacagtatgtgAAAGCCAAAATACCAAAGCATTAGTGGGATCATGCAGTTATAggcatataatataataataatttaataatttatactctttattgatccccaatggggaaattacaatttacactctgttgttattacacactacacacaggcctgaaatacacacacatgctcaggtccttttacatgcactaatggagagatgtcagagtgagtgggctgcgactgctgaacaggggttcagtgccttgctcaagggcaccttggcagtgcccaggaagTGAACTGGCacttctccagctaccagtccacctctGTATTTCGGTCCGCACGGGGACTTAAACTAGcgaccctctggttcccaacccaactccctactgccaccccccaaatatatatattgcttGTTTGAACAGAGAGTTGtctaaatgtctgtttttttttaataatttgattTACTCTTGTGTCTCTATTCATTTCCCAGTATGTGTTCAGTATTTTGTTATTACAtgtataatgtaataacaaaaatgtaatacatatatatatgtatgtatttatcatTTGTGAACATGTGGCGACATTTGTGTATATCTGTTATCTGACTGTTATTCAGAACATTTGAGTGTCGAGTTATTCCAGAAAGGTCCTTATTTGTGTACATTCTGCATGAGCATTCACTTAAAAATGATCGGTAGCTACTCTATGTTTTGCTTGACTTGAAATGCAGCCTGCCAAAAAGCTGCATAATGATAGCAGAGGTAATGCATTCCACATGTTCACAATTAGGCATACAATCTCATCCGTGATTTGCTCACCAAATATGGTTTCTAGATAACTTGTGTGATGCAACATGGTTCATTGCTACTACACACCGTGGTACAAAGTAGACTACACATTCCTTTCCAATTTGGCTCGTTAGATCCCTTTGATTCATGCTGGTGACATAAACACCAAATCAAGCTGCCATAAATGGAATTCTTTTAATTGTTATGTACTGCTGATTTATTGAGGTAAACTACTTTTAGCATTTTATACCAATAGCATATTTTGTGAACTgtgaatataaataatataagcTACAGTAGCAGGACATGCAAGACCTCGCATTGTGATCAACTCATGAGAATCATAAAGTGGCTATCAATCAAAATGGccatgtcctttttttttattaatcacatCTGCTTCTCTTTATCACTTTAACTGCTAGAGGGTCTAGATGACAGAACTCATGACATCATGGAAAaacagtttatatatatatatatatatatatatatatatatatataaacagtttCCTTGTCTATTTGTGGCAGTGGGGTGATGTTGTGAACAGAAAGACAGTTTGTGGACACAAAGTCAACTCTGCAATGACAAGCACCGTATACTGTGCTAAGTATCCTTTAGCAGGTTGATGAATCTCTCCCACTGTTCTATGATCTCAGTGAAAAGCTAAAAGAGAAATTCTCTTCTGGACATTAATAAATCACCACATAATCATGAAATATATAGAGTGGATTCTATTCATTCACAGCATTCTTCACATTGTAAATTCCTGGGTAGACGGAGTAAATACTTCCCACAGCGCAGACTGGATCCTTGCCCTTCTGATTGATTATTATGGCCATAAACAATGTGAATTAAGGGGAGCAGCAAGGATTCCAGCAAGGATGAAGGACAAACATCATTTCTGGTTAAATGCGGAAATTCAGCCAAACATAGACAGGGACAgccagaaagaaaacagaaagcagAGGAAAGTGACAGAGAAAATGGGAAGgatagaggcagagagagattgagagagtGAGGAGGGTGGGACCTTAATCCCAAAATGGGAAAGACAGAAATTTACACTCACtagaacacagacacgcacgcacgcacgcacgtacacacacacacacacacacacacacacacacacacacacacacacacacacacacacacacacacacacacacacacatacatctggTCCATCCAGTTTCTACTTTATCTCAGATGAAAAGTATGTGAGAGGTTAAACTTCTGATTCACAGTGAAGCTTGCATACTACTCTATACCCTTTTAAGTTGAGTAAGCACCAGTCAGTTGGTTGTACAGTTTTTTTAAGTGGGCTGTCAAGATTAAGGGTGTGGTTGTTCGGTTTGGTTTATAATGAAGCTCA
The Sander vitreus isolate 19-12246 chromosome 18, sanVit1, whole genome shotgun sequence genome window above contains:
- the arf6a gene encoding ADP-ribosylation factor 6a — encoded protein: MGKMLSKIFGNKEMRILMLGLDAAGKTTILYKLKLGQSVTTIPTVGFNVETVTYKNVKFNVWDVGGQDKIRPLWRHYYTGTQGLIFVVDCADRDRIDEAKQELHRIINDREMRDAIILIFANKQDLPDAMKPHEIQEKLGLTRIRDRNWYVQPSCATSGDGLYEGLTWLTSNYKS